One region of Camelus bactrianus isolate YW-2024 breed Bactrian camel chromosome 20, ASM4877302v1, whole genome shotgun sequence genomic DNA includes:
- the ZKSCAN8 gene encoding zinc finger protein with KRAB and SCAN domains 8 isoform X1 encodes MAAESRKSVAPSPPDQTPEEDLVIVKVEEDHGWDQESSLHESNPPGQELFRLRFRKLCYQETLGPREALIQLRALCHQWLRPDLNTKEQILELLVLEQFLTILPEELQTLVKEHQLENGEEVVTLLEDLERQIDILGRPVPARAHGHRVLWEEVVHSESAPEPPDTQPQPVATQHKSPVLQGSQERAMSASQSPTPSQKGSPGDQEMTAALLTAGFQTLEKIEDMAVSLIREEWLLDPSQKDLSRDNRPENYRNMFSLGGETRNENRELVSKQVISSGIQPHGETAAKCNGDVIGGLERGEARDLLGTLERQRGNPTQERRHKCDECGKSFAQSSGLVRHWRIHTGEKPYQCNVCGKAFSYRSALLSHQDIHNKVKRYHCKECGKAFSQNTGLILHQRIHTGEKPYQCNQCGKAFSQSAGLILHQRIHSGERPYECNECGKAFSHSSHLIGHQRIHTGEKPYECDECGKTFRRSSHLIGHQRSHTGEKPYKCNECGRAFSQKSGLIEHQRIHTGERPYKCKECGKAFNGNTGLIQHLRIHTGEKPYQCNECGKAFIQRSSLIRHQRIHSGEKSESTGV; translated from the exons ATGGCTGCAGAATCAAGAAAGTCTGTAGCCCCATCCCCACCAGACCAGACTCCTGAAGAGGACCTTGTAATTGTCAAGGTAGAGGAAGATCATGGTTGGGACCAGGAATCAAGTCTACATGAAAGTAACCCTCCTGGCCAAGAGCTGTTCCGCCTGCGCTTCAGGAAGTTATGCTACCAGGAGACACTAGGACCCCGAGAAGCTCTGATCCAACTCCGGGCACTTTGCCATCAGTGGCTGAGGCCAGATTTGAACACCAAGGAGCAGATCCTAGAGCTTCTAGTGCTGGAGCAGTTCCTGACCATCCTGCCCGAGGAACTCCAGACTCTGGTTAAGGAGCATCAGCTGGAGAATGGAGAGGAGGTGGTGACACTATTGGAAGATTTGGAAAGGCAAATTGATATACTGGGACGGCCG GTCCCGGCTCGTGCACATGGACATAGGGTACTCTGGGAGGAGGTGGTGCATTCGGAATCTGCACCCGAGCCTCCAGATACTCAGCCCCAACCTGTGGCAACCCAGCACAAATCTCCAGTGCTCCAAGGGTCACAAGAGAGAG CCATGTCTGCTTCACAGAGTCCTACCCCTTCCCAGAAAGGAAGTCCTGGAGACCAGGAGATGACAGCTGCGCTTCTCACAGCAGGGTTCCAG ACTTTGGAGAAGATCGAAGATATGGCTGTTTCCCTAATTCGAGAGGAGTGGCTTCTTGATCCATCACAGAAGGATCTGAGTAGAGATAACAGGCCAGAGAATTACAGAAACATGTTCTCCCTGG gtgGTGAGACCAGGAATGAGAACAGGGAATTAGTTTCGAAACAGGTAATATCTTCTGGAATCCAGCCACATGGAGAGACAGCTGCCAAATGCAACGGGGATGTTATCGGGGGTCTTGAGCGTGGAGAAGCCCGAGACCTTCTGGGCACATTAGAGAGGCAGCGGGGAAATCCTACCCAAGAAAGACGGCATAAATGTGATGAATGTGGGAAGAGCTTTGCTCAGAGTTCAGGCCTTGTTCGCCACTGGAGAATCCACACTGGGGAAAAACCCTATCAGTGTAATGTGTGTGGTAAAGCCTTCAGTTACAGGTCAGCCCTTCTTTCCCACCAGGATATCCACAACAAAGTAAAACGCTACCACTGTAaggagtgtgggaaagccttcagtcaAAACACAGGCCTGATCCTGCACCAAAGAATCCATACTGGGGAGAAGCCATATCAGTGCAATCagtgtgggaaggctttcagtcaGAGTGCGGGCCTTATTCTGCACCAGAGAATCCACAGTGGGGAGAGACCTTATGAATGTAATGAgtgtgggaaagctttcagtcaTAGCTCACACCTCATTGGACATCAGAGAatccacactggggagaagccctATGAGTGTGATGAGTGTGGGAAAACCTTCAGGCGGAGCTCACATCTTATTGGCCATCAGAGAAGCCACACTGGGGAGAAACCCTACAAATGCAATGAGTGTGGGAGGGCCTTCAGTCAAAAGTCAGGCCTCATTGAACATCAGAGAATCCACACTGGAGAACGACCCTATAAATGTaaagaatgtgggaaagctttcaATGGGAACACTGGCCTCATTCAGCATCTGAGAATTCACACGGGGGAGAAACCCTATCAATGTAatgagtgtgggaaagcctttattCAGAGGTCAAGTCTCATTCGACATCAGAGAATCCACAGTGGGGAAAAATCTGAATCcactggagtttag